DNA sequence from the Alosa alosa isolate M-15738 ecotype Scorff River chromosome 2, AALO_Geno_1.1, whole genome shotgun sequence genome:
TGGGTGTGGCCAGGCTAATTCTGCTATGCTATGACTGCTATTCTGACATGACATTTTTAAGTCCATATGGACATTTGGTCCATAAAATGCCTTTAgattttgttttcttgttttgtcTTACACAATAGGCACCCCCCAAACATGTAATTAAATCAAAATGTTTACACTGCTATTTTAGGTgtaaaatgatttaaatatattatttccATATTGTTCCCTGTGTGATATGAAAAGCATCAACACATTTTGAATGAACACACCTCTGACACTTTCAATCCAGGACTTTTACTCAGTCCTGTTAGGTTTGCAGTGTCTTGAAAGATATTTGTAATACCAAGCTCTGGGAGTATTTTTTGCACAGTGTATGACTGTTCCATCTTGAATTTGGGCAGGTGAATCTCAAGTTTCCTTGCAAGAGACAAGAAAGAATTAAGGTTTGAAATATCAGGAGCTTTGCAAATGTTGTAAAATTCCTTcttaaaacattattttaacCATGTCATAGTGTATTTATCGTAGATAAAAGTTATATTTCACTTACGTTTTCTTCAGATTTTGTGTCCAGTGAATGAACCTTGCCGCTGTAATTTCTTCGTCAACCTCAGTATAGTCAGTATCAGTGTCAGGTAGAACAATAAGCATGGCTGAACCACCCACATAGGGAAGATGTAACACCTTGACTTTCAATTCCTTGTCATATGTCATGTAAAATTTATCATCTTTAAACATCATGGGCACCTGGACAATGTTGTACTTGTCAACATAGAAGCGGGCATTTTCTGTGTTATTTGGGTTAAAAGGAAGTTCCCAGGTACCTTTGCAATGTAAAAATATCAAtaggacagaaaaaaaatcaaattttGCAGATGTTAAAAGTATTTACCATGAGGAAGGCAATTTTAAcctaatatatttctttctaaCTAGCATCTAGAAATAAAAGGAACAAATCTATTTGCCTTATTCATCCGTTGGCCATTGTaagccagaacgaggctactgGGTACACTTGCCTTCACACCTCAATCCAGCAGATGGCGGTAATACACTCTGTTTGcccaaaaaaaaactcacagaaGAAGACTTTACTCTGACCAGGGGTTAGCATTTGGCCGTTGACATTTTTCAATAGCCTAATACAGCCGGTCCAAGCATTTAGGGATCATTatcatgtgtgtcatgtgtAGCCTAAAGTGAATCCTTACTCAATATTGACTTGCCGTGTTTATTATATTATCACATATGCAGTGTTGGGAAAGTTCACTTTCTACATGAACTAGTTCAGTTCATAATTCAACATTTTGAACTAAATTCACAGTTCCAAAAATACTAGTTTATAGttctttttttccatatgttgcTGTGAGCTATTGTTTTTCAAAAGTATTCCCATACCCTATATAGAACCTCAGACAGCAATTATTTTATCAGCAATATTTTATTAAGTTTATGAAAGCTGGGCTTCCACTTTACTCAAAGGCTACAGGTCTGTACCAGTACCACCAAGTTGTCCAGCTGCAAGTGGGAGATGACAACAGAGCCGCTACTGTGCGcagttaaaggacaattccggcgcaaatCAAATCAAGGGGTTGATAACACGTGTGTACCGAGTTCGTCCGTTctctgggatatgttttcaTGCTAATCGAACGTGACCAGTTTTACCACAAACCGCTAATAAGCGTTTAAAGAgataccaggcaagcctgatgctttttctttaCAAAGCTCCCCATACCGTCTGTACATGtcgatacgtgtgcgagccctcgctcggtctgaagctcttttccgtttctttgcatcttccatcaagggttttcgctgcttattcgccggctctgccattatacatactgtacgtttgcaacaatcgctagcgtttcgctagcctgcctctgtgctggggatgcagaatgtaaactgatcctgcttctcgcaatgtctgagactttgtgagactgaaggtaggcgggtaggatacactgaatttgcaagtgggatattcttcatacaggcagtaggggcgggcgagagagccttcattcaccccgtaatgagtcatttaaccatatactgacttacgaagatgattaattaacacgaaaatgttgcctggtgtccgCTACACATTAATGCCTgtttacggtgtgttttagccaggttttcgCCTGGAAGGCTCTttagaaatctggcaccctattgaatgaagttaaactgagagagcgtgccgttcacacacaccagaatgaacgagttcacagtaacgttcatcaggcaggAATACAGTATGTTCAGTTCACGTTTGCCAGTTCACGTTCGCCCGAACAACTTATTTTCCTCTGAGAGAATATCCAATCTGCATCACCGttgtacctttttttttttgcagtttgcaaacagagtgcattaccgccatctgctggactgaggtgtaatggcaagtgtacccagTCGCCTCATGCTGGCCTACAATGGCTGCCGgatgaataaggcgaattgctTTAAAGGTACTATGTGGTAGATTTCTAGAtttaaatgttgaaaatgacccAGAAATAACCATTTTGACGTACTGTCAAATAATACTACTATAATACCTGAAGAAGTGCTGTATCAAACAATGCAAATCAATTGAAGAATGCCATGGTGAATGTCGATGCATTCAAAACCACTTGAGTCCTATAGACTTACACATTTCCCCTTTAAagcttcattcaaaagtgaagatATGGTAACAACTGAACAGCATTTATAGGCGATATCTTACCTTTGAAGAAAATTGTATTGATAAGCATGAGTTTTGTGAAAGGCTCAATTGATGACACCATTTCCTTCACCTTATTTCCTGTCTGCTTCCTCACATACTCATTTATGGTAGCCATGCTAACTTTTGGGTCTGCAAAGTCCACATTGTTGATGTCGGCCCCAAAGAACTTTTTTATCTGCTCACTGAATGCCATTTCAATCTCAAAGTCCTGTCCCACAAATAGGGCTGTGCTTTGGTGGAACATTAATGCATTATCTTGGGTTATGTTCCTTTGGAGATGCTGGAAAAGTTCAGGTATAAGACTACTTGTGCCTTGGTGTTCTAACAGATCCAAGTTTAGTCCTTTAAGAATCTGATCTCGGGTAGAGCCACGAGCAcccagggagagggaggtgaaCACAGTGGACAAACAGAGTGGTGAGAAGAAAATGTTGTTATCATGGTAGCTAGAAATCTTCCGGTACAGGTCCATGGCAAAATCCATATTTTTAAATGTAAGGTGTGTGATATTAGGTGAAGGCTCCTCCTGAACCAAGAGGCAAGGGGTGAGCAAGACTGTCCAAACCACGAGGAAGAGTACTGTTGTCATCATTGTTGCTTGTACAAATTACCTTTAAATGcattgaaaatatatattttttaatctaCACATATTATGGTTAAGGGATTTCGCATATGCTTttagcgacatacaaataaaaagaatacaatagttaaaattAACGATGACCAATTTTAAAATgctggtaagactacattagggagaataacaataataaactaTTCCAATTTAATCAATatcctaatgaaaataaacaaacaaatacagtaatatacaaaccataattcATAAGAAACGCTTACTTAACTAAGTGCATGTATGAATAGTATGACCTTCAAAGAATAAATTGAATCTCTTTCAGAAAACATTGCTCATGCAAATCTCAGCGCCCATGATGTTAGATTTGTTTTTATgatacatatattttatatcAGTGCATAAACCCATAAAACATTACTCTCAGACACTTACCGTTTGCTGCCTTGACAGATTCCTGTGACAAATTGCCAAACAGACAGAACATTCTCTGTTTGGAGAGACAAAGTACAAGTGTGTTTTTGGGGTTGTTCATTAACAGAGTTGTATTAAGTGTGTAATTCTGGAATAATTTGAACCCAGGGTCTTTTTCACCAAGTCGAACACCCCCTCAAGAGCTAGATTATGTTGATCGAATGGGTGCcgacaaagatccttgattactatttaaccctctctggtaccGAGTTTGACTGGCTTTAGCACTTACAATCCAGTGAAAGTATTAAGGGCCACATCCAAACCGCCATATTTTAACCATTAATAATGCTCTTCTGCAGTAGTATGAGTAGGGACCCTACGAATAAAACTAAGCAAAACTAAGCTGAACACAGTTGTATAGCATTTAAAGCACCATCAGTTTAGGAAAAGCCTACCTACTGAAATAAGTTCTAATGCGCATCCGAGGGTTTGGGGATATTGTCGCACACTATGCAGAAGGTTGCGGTGCTCAACCTGTTGTTAGTCTTCAGTTAAATAAGGTGCTCCAGAGAAGAAAGAAATTGCATATTCCGTTGCAGACAAATGAATCCATAACACTGTGGATGTCAATTCTGATGTAAACTCAAgtcgctgtaggctatttgtggaggTTTCTTTATTTGGTAGGCTAAGTGAAATCCACATTTTCCTCTCGAGTTAAACGCTTGCCAAGGCTATTATATTTCGCAATAGGCGAAAAAGAGCAGagatgtccatttaaattgtaggctagcctaatgCACTCTGGCGtgttttaaatccgaaataaggaggaatgtgaggaggtgCTGCTATTAACTGTAAAGAATGCATCTAGAAGCGTGTAACTGCAGTCGTTCATTCAAGATCAACAGAGTAACGCAAGTAACAAACCCatttaaatttcagtaattGTAATTCCGTTACTTGATTTATAAAAATACTTTGTTACATGCTCGTTACCActaaaagtagtggaattacagtaacacgttaggcctactttgtactTACTTTGTAATTCGTTACTCCCAACACAGGACCCTATTCATACTGCAGacgtgtggtgctattttgagcattATTAGTGGTTAAAAAATGGCGGTTTGGATACATTTAGCGAATGGCGCTTGTGCCTGATAAAGGAGTTTTAAGGAGTACGGTAAAGCGCAGCTCAGCTAGCACAATGCTAACTGACATAGCAATTGGGCCATAACAACCACAACTTTTATTAGTTATTTAGCTAGATATTAGGGGAGGAACGGtacatgtattcgtattgaaccgaaacggtatgggcgtcacggttcggtgcacAAATTTACACATAGAATAAacggtataaaaataaataaaacttgcGTGCAATTTAATTAATGTAATGCGGAACTACTGTTAGACGCGGGTTCTTTAGGGACACCTAATCTGTAGCCCCGCCTTAGCTCTGAATCGCTGGTTGGCGCTTATGTAGCCAAGCTCCgcctatgtaggctagcctatgcaGTTTTTTGTCAGGTCGATGGTCCAGTGCAGTAAGTGAGTCAGAAATAGCAGCACAAATATGGTGACTGGTGGCGACCAGAGAtgtaaaagtccggcttcagaaagaaaaagtcctgccatgtatTTGTTCTACCTGTGTGATTAACTGATCTACCCGTCTTAAGAGTTGTGCTGATTAGAATCAGCTAattaagtgaatggttggaacaaaaatgtggcaggacttttactttctgaagctggacttttacacctctggtGGCGACCCACAAGAACAAGAGGACCCGCCGGCCTCTTTGAGATCGCAAGTTTGGGAAAACTTCGGTTTCCCAGTCAGCTACAGTAGCACaggcgagagagtggtggataagttACTAGGaattgctaggttacggggacgctggcgagacacgccgctccgtctggcatcatgtttttgtttgtttttatgtaatgttcgtaattttatgttatgtcatgtcaattttttgtattgatttgtgTAGTTAAATGTATTCTCTCTTCATTTacgttattttttatatttttcgtgttattcttagtccctTTTAACGTTACTGCTTCCAAGTCGGCTGATGTCGTTAACATtggtccattgggagcttgctatggctaacgttagcttttgccctggactgacatccttccatccatccatccttgagcggtgctgcacttcactgtctggtcgaggagATTTCTtgggacagctggacctagaTGCTACTCTGTGAAAGATCTACCGCGACCGCCGAGCTGCTGCAGACCTGAAGAACTGCAATCTCTCAGATCATCAAACTGTCGCTATCAtaagtccaccgagttgctgatctgcAAGATCGCCCACGACTTCAGACCGTTatgccagagagggttaaagcggagcatcaaggatctttggttatgcttccagtgatctaGACTGCAGTCTAACTATAGGGCCTACTAACGTCACTGAAGGCCTGTTAACGTTAAATCCGCCGGGTTGGTCTGAAGACACAGCTGTAGCTACGCCATATCATTGCCATTGGACTGAGTTGGACTAAGTTAACACagacttttctttattttcatttcttatttatttatttatttttatgactTGTTAAtttgtgtttgttgtctgtcttgtacagtatgtctaccGTTAGGTGTCTCGGGTACGCTGACGATTACGGGGCTCCAtcaggcatcttttgtcttgtgcgtcaattgttattttgtaaatttgtttgtttgtttgtcttgatgtcacgggaacgctggcgactatgccgctccgtccggcatcttttgtcttacGCATAAATGTCTAGTGTGTAAAGCGACTTTGGGTGTTTTGAAAGGCgctatgtaacaaataaaatgtattactaTTATCTATTaactactattattattattattattataaggcGAAGACTTTGTGTCGGCGTTGCTCAGCAGTTGCTGAGTATGCGAGTTACATCTAACATGCTAATGTAACAGAGGCGAATTGAGCTTGCATGCTATTTGcatgtgtaaatcctcacacccctaatctTAAGAATGCTTTTAACCcatgagttggaagcctgggcttttagctcagtggttagagcgttcgactcccatgccagtgtgtgttgaggtggcagGTTCGAGGCCTGTGAGTAGCGAACAAACCGACCTCTGTTACACTAACGCATATCCGACGCCATCACCCAGATGTGCCAAATTAGTGGAACGAAAACTGTTCAACTCCTCTTCCCTACAGAGCTTAAAGcggcagttggcaagatttttttgatcatattcactgaaaccaacactatgcttccacagaacataaatcagtcggttttagaaaaaaaccccgCATTTCTACCTCCAgctagagcaggggtgtcaaattCAAATTTCACAGGGGGCCAAAATTAAGGCCAAGCGCAACATTTATTTAATAGCCAATGTTTTTATTGAATTAAaactatatacacacaagaaaaaaataGAATGCAGGCATTTCTGAATATAgcctaatagaaaaaatatattggccTATTTTTTGCAGGTGaactataaaaataaataacatttaacAATTATCAAAATTGTAATTGTAACTATTAACAGTTAACAAACTCTCCCTCTGAGAATGGCCGTGCTGTTTGCGCGATATCCTGTGCAACAGTAAAACTCGCTTTTGTAGCATCATCACTTGTAACTTGGCTTGGGTAGTCTGCCTTGAAAGCAGACTTGCTTTCAATTCTCCCACCTTCTGTAGCTTAAGCTTCGCATCCAGATCTTTGTATTTGTCTTCATGTTTAGTGTCGTAGTGCCGTTTTATGTTGTACTCTTTAGTGACAGCTACGGTGAATCCACATACCAAGCAAACGGGTTTGTCCTTGAATAATATGAACGTATAATCGTTTTCCCACCTATCTTGAAAGCTCTGATTATCAATCTTTCGCCATTTTCGTTGATAGTTTGTCTGGTTGCATGGATACGTGTTTTGTTTATGAACAGAAAAGGCGACATTAACgatgcaacgcattttgggaTTTGAAGTGTTAtcgatgtacagtatgtagcaaCTGGATGGGCTGCGTTGCCCTGGGCTGCGCTCATGCGCTGAATAGAATAGCGTGCTGGGCCAGCTCTGACGCGGATGGGCTGAAgagaataggcctactgtcgGGCCAGCTCAGATATGGATGCGTTGTATAAACTACGCGGCGGGCCACTTCTAATACAGATTGAATAATGACCTCGCGAATAAAATAAGCAGCCCGGTTTGACATCCCTGaactagagcctgttatttgttttgcaaaaatccacagctcccggttcttctggtccaatcagagcagggctgtgtgagatctgactgtcaatcacagtctggtgcaacTCCATGAGAAgatgctcggtggtagtgggggaaaATTTGggtaagtcccctcaatctgtcagacttgccaactgcagctttaaccaGCCATTAGATCTAACAAATAGGGCCAAAGCACTGAAGCAATAGGAATTTACATGTCATCTTCAATGCGCCCACTCGTAGAGGAACCTTGCTTCAAGTATTTGCTGTATGTACTCGAACCTCGTAACAACATGCCATCCCGTCCACATATGAAGCAAATTATAGTCTCAATATACAACCGAACACGGACGTTGATGGAGCACGAGTTAGCCTATCAGCTGCACCCTCCGTTTCACTAATGACTGATGGTTGGACTTCTCGTGCTACGGTGACTGCTAGTTACTACAGGATCTCACTGTGACTGCTCATTTTATTAACTCTGAGTGGGAAATGAAAGCATCAGTCTTACAGACGTGGCCTCTGTATGAACAGCACACAAGCACTCACCTAGCTGAgaagcttgaatttccccttggggatcaagtatctatctatctacaggaGGTCGAGGCAGAGTGGAAACTAGAGAGGCCTGGAGCAACTATTTCAGTGACCACAGACAATGTTTTTATAATATTGATtaaatggacattattgtttattattgctttttctctcattttcattcctaattttattaggctattgattgatttgacattgttgtttattattggtgttctccttattatagtttgaccaacattctaatctgttccctgttaaggCCGCACAAAAAACACTGGCAGTCAACCAGGTATCTCGATTACTAGGAAAAATCAGAAcgatttttacttttttccatCGTAGCACGACGGCTGCGTATGTTTGAGTGTAAACAGGTGATCCTCGACTTGCCAAAACACTGCCTCATACATGATGTGTCGACACGCTGGAATTTCAGCTACGGAATGGTTAAGCGCTATCCGGAACAGCAAGTTGCCATTTACTCTGCATTAACAGATAAATCAGTAAAGAACAAGGACGCCTCACATCTGTCAGATCAGGAGATGAGCATCGCAGAGAGTGTGGTTAAGATTATGAGACCTTTGAAGACCATCACTACAATGTTGAGCACTGAAACAACACCGTCGGTTTCAATGATCCTACCCCTCAAAACAATGATAATGAAGTCTATGGGACGAAATGATGACGATGCACCGATCAGAGAACATGCAAATCCGATACATTGACCCAGATCTCCAAGATTTCTTTAATAAATGCACTGCATTGGACCCCAGGTTCAAATCGCTCCCTCACTTTGATCTTGCCTGTCACCATAACGTCTTTGAAGATCTCATCACAGAAGTTCTGAGCAGAACAGAGCAGGTATGTATTTAATGCtaaggtttcttttttttattatttgattgttttttCCTCACTTCTGTCATGTCTTAACATATTGTTGTTACAGTGTTCACTGATAAAACCCAATCATTTACTGTTGTCTTTGTTGTATAATACTGCAGACTGAGACTGTCTATCCTGGcaattacatttctagtttatTATGTTATTATTCCTTTATGTTATGTTCATTTCTGTTCATTcataaattcaaattcaattaaaaaaattgTTATAATCTAAGCCTTGGCGTTTCTAACACCATTCGAGAAAAGTGAGATGCAAACTCGAAAAaataatccaatatggcggagctAACTCATTAGTTGGTAGTATTGCAGTATTTCTGTATTAACAAATAAGTTCAAGGTTTGTGCCcttatattttgtaaaagttagcgAGAAGAAAGTACTATTAAAACTAAAAACCAAAAAATACATCTGAGCTCATGTACGATCTATCTGCCAGCCGCCTTTCTCCTGTAAAAGTTTGAGTGGGGATGTTCTGTCACATCACCACTCTTGATGACTAATGGAATGCCTCTTGTTCAATCAGCaattaataaatagtttaatcGGATCGAACTGTTGTATAAAACATTATAACTACACCTGTAGTGAATACAATAAAAACACCATTTTAGTTTTGAAATGTGTGATGCTAATATAATCAAGCACTTCACTTGGATAAAAGAATTTTAATTAGCAGAAACTGTATGGAGTTAATAGAAATGACATCAAGTACCACAAAATCATAAAAATAATGACAAACATTTGATTGTGACCAGTagatgcagaaaaaaaacattgtaaatttgaatttaaaaatgGTATGACCTGTTGCATTTTATCAAGCTGCAATATCAAATACATAAAGCATTTCTTATCTGTTGCCATCTGTCAAGCTTTCCTGTGTTAACTTGAGACCTTAACATCAAATTCATCATATCTTTGTACTGTAGCTTGGTTAAATAAAGTTTACATGCGAGCCAACCCCGTGTTCACCACTTTTCTTCCTAAGTAGAATGGTACTTAGATAGATCTGCCTACTTTTATGCTTTGCCCTCATCCATCATAccaaaaaaaggggaaaaaaggcagaaaaaaaaaaaaaaaatgtttcagaaTTCTTTGTCAGAAAAACATATTTCTGTGATTAATCATAACAGAACCACACAGTTTGTTAGAAAATCAATGCATCAAAATTCATCTGACAATCAATGCTAACCCCTATTTGGTCAAAATATATCTAAGCATCAATGCCAACCCCTCATTGGGAAGGTAACAGTTAACTGAATGGCTGACCGAACAGTAGAGAATGGAAGAGGGGTACTTTACATATTCCACAGTTGCCTCTTCAAGGTTCAACCCAGCTAACTCAACTACCTAAgactgtgttcacttatatctctACTCATGAGAGAGGCCCCGGCAAAATGTCAAATGTTGAGCAAGGCCTCCCTCTATGCTTCCAAAATGAAATGGCTGAAGAAAGAATTTACTCAAAGCAAGGACAAGACCATAAAAAATGACTGTAATTGGGAGGACAGCATAGCAGTACAGGTTTGAGGGACATAAGTGAATTTCCTGTCATGTTACACTAGGCTCTTTATACAGAAACAACTGGTTTTACTGAGACTTGAAAGGTCACCCCCGAAATTGGTTTGTCCATTCCAGCTCTGTTGTCCATCACAATCGGAGTATATTCAGCAGATAAAATATTCTTCCACTGTGTAGAAGTCCATTTatccattctttctttctttcttttgcacACACAGGTTTAAATCAGAGCGAATCAGCTCCAAATTGCAAACATCAGTTCAGTAAAATAGGTGTAGTCATCAACCTAAGGCGTCAACCATAACTACAACCTTTTACGTCACTCCTTGGCATTTGGTCTCTGCTACTGGCCATCTAAACCGGAGAgggcagaaaaaaaatgaaaatcttaCCAAATAGGACAGGAACGTATCTGAAAATGAACACATCTAAAAGAAGagtcattctgtgtcaaatcagataaagTTGTTGTTGCATCGTCTCATATTTTTTTCAACCCTTGTCTATATCATGAATGGGTTCCAAAACAaaggcctgtaaaatatttatGTTCAATTCCTATGTCTTCATCTGGGAAGCAATGCTTGGGCATTAATATCATGTAAAGTACTATTCATAGCCagcccaaactttgtagggtgGAAGACATACATGTTCTCAGTATTACTAAATCTTTACAAGTTTGTATAGACCCATGGCATGCTCATTGATTTTGTACAAGGGCATAGATTTGGAAAAAGAGTGAAAAAAGAGTTATATTACCGGTAGTATAAACTTGTTTTTGTACGCATTTGGCATCATACATTACTTTTTTCTTTACATATAATATTTATGACTGCTGCTAGCGCTAGGCtccctaaaaaacaaaaaatgcagtttttgctAAATAGCTATCTGAACCattgcacccaagatgacaaaattaaAATT
Encoded proteins:
- the serpina10b gene encoding protein Z-dependent protease inhibitor isoform X1 gives rise to the protein MMTTVLFLVVWTVLLTPCLLVQEEPSPNITHLTFKNMDFAMDLYRKISSYHDNNIFFSPLCLSTVFTSLSLGARGSTRDQILKGLNLDLLEHQGTSSLIPELFQHLQRNITQDNALMFHQSTALFVGQDFEIEMAFSEQIKKFFGADINNVDFADPKVSMATINEYVRKQTGNKVKEMVSSIEPFTKLMLINTIFFKGTWELPFNPNNTENARFYVDKYNIVQVPMMFKDDKFYMTYDKELKVKVLHLPYVGGSAMLIVLPDTDTDYTEVDEEITAARFIHWTQNLKKTKLEIHLPKFKMEQSYTVQKILPELGITNIFQDTANLTGLSKSPGLKVSEVLHKAVIEVDEIGTTAAAATTVGITAFSLPHTFIINRPFFFFIYHESTNSLLFMGRVIDPSKC
- the serpina10b gene encoding protein Z-dependent protease inhibitor isoform X2; translated protein: MMTTVLFLVVWTVLLTPCLLVQEEPSPNITHLTFKNMDFAMDLYRKISSYHDNNIFFSPLCLSTVFTSLSLGARGSTRDQILKGLNLDLLEHQGTSSLIPELFQHLQRNITQDNALMFHQSTALFVGQDFEIEMAFSEQIKKFFGADINNVDFADPKVSMATINEYVRKQTGNKVKEMVSSIEPFTKLMLINTIFFKAMLIVLPDTDTDYTEVDEEITAARFIHWTQNLKKTKLEIHLPKFKMEQSYTVQKILPELGITNIFQDTANLTGLSKSPGLKVSEVLHKAVIEVDEIGTTAAAATTVGITAFSLPHTFIINRPFFFFIYHESTNSLLFMGRVIDPSKC